From the genome of Impatiens glandulifera chromosome 9, dImpGla2.1, whole genome shotgun sequence, one region includes:
- the LOC124915442 gene encoding uncharacterized protein LOC124915442, translating to MFDGLLGRGFSSKCKLLIKPTRTRIDVLRKRQEATQRFLKGNLAQLLANGLDINAYGRTEEFIAGQNVLSCYDFIERCCEYILKQLSLMQKQRECPEECRESIGSLMFAAARFPDMPELRDLRDLFQERYGTGLEHFVNHDFVEKIASKSSTTEKKLQFLQGIALEFSIKWDCRDFQRSKLDPSTSSRDQPKRSNGKDTISNPEKIINARKEYNHLNHDRNGIDGAKNKNVLKKEADKPDNYHHHHHHSNALPPPYVKPIENKHIDAPEPEKLMNRRYREKGLTYYDEVPLPKPRSMRKKHSSQNCEEDANNVSSSRSRRKDTNNSSGRGLQILFEDEHQQKDEEERVIDKLLLHYSSKPSNFDPEKLIRKPNNAETRNNNPALIPPPATRSISLPREKTTSGVEPVKVYARANSIQPAKHVHPKLPDYDDLAARFAALKDNKR from the exons ATGTTCGACGGATTGCTAGGCCGAGGATTTAGCTCCAAGTG TAAATTGTTGATTAAGCCGACGAGAACTCGAATCGATGTGCTACGTAAGAGGCAGGAGGCAACACAGAGGTTTCTCAAGGGAAACCTTGCGCAACTTCTAGCTAACGGACTCGACATTAACGCTTATGGAAGA ACTGAAGAATTTATTGCTGGACAAAATGTCTTGTCGTGTTATGATTTTATCGAACGGTGTTGTGAATACATTTTGAAGCAACTTTCTCTCATGCAAAAGCAAAG GGAATGCCCTGAAGAATGTAGAGAATCGATAGGATCATTGATGTTTGCTGCAGCAAGGTTTCCTGATATGCCTGAATTACGTGACCTAAGAGATCTATTTCAGGAGCGATATGGAACGGGATTGGAACACTTTGTTAATCACGAT TTTGTAGAGAAAATAGCATCAAAATCCTCTACAACAGAGAAAAAACTACAGTTTCTTCAAGGCATAGCTTTAGAGTTCTCTATAAAATGGGACTGCAGAGATTTCCAAAGAAGCAAGCTTGATCCATCAACATCTTCTAGG GACCAACCTAAAAGATCAAATGGTAAAGACACCATCTCGAATCcagagaagatcatcaatgctCGTAAAGAGTACAATCATCTCAATCACGACAGAAATGGAATTGATGGAGCAAAAAACAAGAATGTCTTGAAGAAAGAAGCAGATAAGCCAGAcaattatcatcatcatcatcatcacagTAATGCACTACCCCCACCTTACGTAAAACCAATAGAAAACAAGCACATTGATGCCCCTGAACCTGAGAAATTGATGAATCGTCGTTATCGTGAAAAAGGTTTGACTTATTACGACGAAGTTCCTTTGCCAAAACCTAGATCAATGAGGAAGAAACACAGCAGTCAAAATTGTGAAGAAGATGCTAATAATGTAAGCTCAAGCAGAAGCAGGAGAAAGGATACTAATAATAGTTCAGGAAGAGGGTTACAAATATTGTTCGAGGATGAACATCAACAGAAGGATGAAGAAGAACGAGTGATCGATAAATTACTGTTGCATTACAGCAGTAAACCATCCAATTTTGATCCAGAAAAATTGATAAGAAAGCCCAATAATGCTGAAACTCGAAATAATAATCCTGCATTAATTCCTCCTCCAGCCACGAGATCAATTTCACTCCCACGCGAAAAAACTACTAGTGGAGTAGAGCCGGTTAAAGTTTATGCGCGAGCAAATTCCATTCAACCAGCAAAACATGTTCACCCCAAGTTACCCGATTACGATGATTTGGCTGCACGATTTGCAGCTCTTAAAGACAATAAAAGGtga